A region of Toxorhynchites rutilus septentrionalis strain SRP chromosome 1, ASM2978413v1, whole genome shotgun sequence DNA encodes the following proteins:
- the LOC129761077 gene encoding uncharacterized protein LOC129761077, whose product MKPERANILHKLTSSVGTTANQNASSELTSSSPSQLTSNDTTTWYDSVKSTSHRQQAVSVTQRKLSQKQNPIGNIVATWIAVLVAAVLPVRQSDDSFGSTNWSTNKPESRSHSSELQQELLLPLLETLISRSNVWAFCKPHTAAFINSIIVVEPRLTLTDSTACQSSQIVSNFVQNTLSDEQSFVSPLAETFRSNSLNHQSFAVGIAPLSSSVVSPGSETTSYQSDQVKPRNYTVLLSTALVKVKDVDNNNHFARALLDSGSQPSLVSEALCQKLRLKRTKINSPISGIGQSTVNVHYGITLSLSSRFDTFSTSLECLVLPKLTVSLPGHHIDVVRWNIPRNLPLADPQFNISKGIDIIIGAELFYHLLEHQQFSLGLGYPVLQKTFLGYIVCGKLEQLSSEPPITQTSMICAEQQLDAQLQRFWEVGNIEDVKEHSNEEQACEEHFLQTTSREVDGRFVVRLPLREDMIALMGDSYQPALSRVLAMERKLASNEKLRREYLSFMEDYEKLGHIEVCSRASCSPQYFLPHNAIQRPESSTTKTRVVFDGSCRFSTQLSLNNVLKIGPTVQPALYAIVRNFRVPRYAITADLEKMFRQIWIHPEDRRFQQILWRRDPSEPIRTYCLKTVTYGLASSPYHATRVLNQLASEERSRFPLAEPIIRKGTYVDNVIAGHDDHETLKEACAQLIKIFQSAGFVLRQWASNSTTVLSNVPKDLWETSTELEIDQSLAVKTLGLLWFPQQDSFKFKVPALPELSVVTKRVVVSEMSQLFDPLGLLGPVVVMAKMFIQTLWAENMSWDTELSDKHSTWWREYRNDITALRTLEVPRRMLWNKSQDYTLHCFCDASKKGYGCAVYVVSPDETSQLQSHLLTSKSRVAPLRGLTIPRLELCAALFGSQLVNNLRINTVFNGPVVFWTDSTIVLHWIKSTSNKWKIFVSNRVAEIQRLTKDHEWRHVTTESNPADLISRGILATKIINEHFWWHGPGFIRTAKELWPQNIIPALSTLDVEEEARLLVSLHVNEVDSSIFERFSELGKIIRTVAYCYRFYTNCMLPSDKRLIRALSPNEYNIALKCLVRLAQRSEFPAEIRIYGRKSNLSKSTAKSPLKNLNLFMDDFGLLRLDGRLRNLNAPFDTRFPILLPAKHTISWMIARSIHLQTLHGGPKLLLATIRQRFWPLQGLQLARRVVRKCITCFRCQPRLSQQIMAPLPSVRITPARVFSHSGMDYCGPFLVRPLSGRGASVKIYVALFVCLVVKAVHLEVVSDLSSAACINAVKRFVARRGRVLQLHCDNATASARIAN is encoded by the exons ATGAAGCCCGaacgagctaatattttgcataag CTAACCTCATCGGTCGGGACAACAGCAAACCAGAACGCTTCCAGTGAGCTAACCTCGTCATCGCCATCGCAGTTAACCTCCAACGATACCACCACGTGGTACGATTCCGTTAAAAGTACCAGTCATCGGCAACAAGCAGTCTCGGTAACACAACGCAAGCTCTCCCAGAAACAAAACCCGATTGGAAACATCGTCGCCACGTGGATTGCAGTTTTGGTCGCAGCAGTTCTTCCAGTTCGACAATCCGACGATTCATTCGGATCTACAAATTGGTCTACCAACAAGCCAGAAAGTCGGTCGCATAGCAGCGAGTTACAGCAGGAACTACTATTACCTCTCTTGG AAACCCTCATCAGTCGCAGCAACGTGTGGGCGTTTTGCAAGCCGCATACAGCAGCGTTTATCAACAGCATCATCGTTGTCGAACCACGTCTGACGTTGACGGATTCAACCG CCTGTCAATCGTCGCAAATCGTATCTAATTTCGTTCAAAACACTTTGTCGGATGAGCAATCGTTTGTCTCACCACTCGCGGAAACATTCCGATCGAATTCGTTAAATCATCAATCGTTCGCGGTCGGAATCGCTCCCCTTTCCTCGTCGGTCGTCTCGCCCGGTAGCGAAACAACCTCGTATCAAAGTGATCAAGTGAAACCTCGAAATTATACAGTGTTACTCTCGACAGCACTTGTTAAAGTGAAGGATGTAGACAACAACAATCATTTCGCCAGAGCTCTTTTAGACAGTGGGTCTCAACCGAGTTTAGTTTCTGAAGCACTCTGCCAGAAGCTACGTTTGAAACGTACAAAAATTAATTCACCGATCAGCGGAATCGGACAGTCCACAGTGAACGTACACTACGGAATCACTTTGTCGCTCTCTTCTCGTTTCGATACCTTCTCCACCAGTTTGGAATGTCTGGTATTACCGAAGCTCACCGTGTCCTTGCCTGGTCACCACATCGACGTCGTACGTTGGAACATTCCACGAAATCTTCCTCTAGCAGACCCACAGTTTAACATCAGCAAAGGTATCGACATCATCATCGGTGCTGAACTGTTCTACCATTTACTAGAACATCAGCAATTCTCGCTTGGCCTCGGATACCCTGTCCTTCAGAAGACATTCCTTGGATATATTGTATGTGGCAAGCTGGAACAGCTATCCTCGGAACCACCTATAACACAAACCAGTATGATATGTGCAGAACAGCAGCTCGACGCTCAACTTCAACGGTTTTGGGAGGTCGGAAACATCGAAGACGTCAAGGAACACAGTAACGAGGAACAAGCTTGTGAGGAGCACTTCCTACAAACAACTTCCAGGGAGGTTGATGGTCGCTTCGTCGTTCGTTTACCATTACGAGAAGATATGATAGCGTTAATGGGCGATTCGTACCAGCCCGCCCTCAGTCGAGTCCTGGCAATGGAGAGAAAGCTCGCTTCCAACGAAAAACTTCGCCGGGAATACCTTAGTTTCATGGAGGACTACGAGAAATTGGGTCACATCGAGGTTTGTTCGCGCGCGTCGTGCAGCCCACAGTATTTCCTGCCCCATAATGCCATTCAACGTCCGGAGAGTTCAACTACGAAGACTCGAGTGGTATTTGATGGATCATGTCGCTTCTCCACACAACTTTCGCTTAACAACGTTTTGAAAATTGGTCCAACGGTTCAACCTGCTTTGTACGCCATCGTAAGAAACTTCCGCGTGCCACGTTATGCCATCACAGCCGATCTGGAGAAAATGTTCAGGCAGATCTGGATTCATCCTGAGGATCGCAGATTTCAACAAATCTTGTGGCGCCGAGATCCATCTGAACCGATTCGCACGTATTGCTTGAAAACGGTCACGTATGGCTTAGCCAGTTCTCCGTATCACGCAACCAGGGTGCTGAACCAGCTAGCCTCAGAGGAAAGGAGTCGGTTTCCATTGGCGGAGCCAATAATCAGGAAAGGCACGTACGTCGACAACGTAATTGCTGGACATGATGATCATGAAACTCTCAAGGAGGCCTGCGCGCAATTGATCAAGATCTTCCAGTCTGCTGGATTTGTACTTCGCCAGTGGGCGTCAAACAGTACGACAGTTCTCTCCAACGTTCCCAAGGATCTATGGGAGACTTCTACAGAATTGGAAATAGATCAATCCCTCGCTGTGAAGACTCTAGGACTGTTGTGGTTTCCCCAGCAGGATTCGTTCAAATTTAAAGTACCTGCATTGCCTGAGCTGAGTGTGGTTACCAAACGTGTCGTTGTATCAGAAATGTCACAACTATTCGATCCCCTCGGCCTTCTTGGACCCGTAGTCGTCATGGCAAAAATGTTTATACAAACCCTCTGGGCGGAGAACATGTCGTGGGACACCGAGTTATCGGACAAACATAGCACATGGTGGAGAGAGTATCGCAACGACATCACAGCACTGAGGACACTGGAGGTCCCTAGGAGGATGCTGTGGAACAAAAGCCAGGATTACACCTTGCATTGCTTCTGCGATGCATCAAAAAAAGGATACGGATGTGCCGTATATGTCGTGTCACCAGATGAGACTAGCCAGCTACAATCTCATCTTCTCACCTCAAAATCTCGAGTTGCTCCTCTCCGTGGACTCACTATTCCCCGATTAGAGCTTTGTGCAGCTCTCTTCGGAAGCCAGCTTGTTAACAACCTTCGTATCAACACTGTCTTCAATGGGCCGGTTGTGTTTTGGACTGACTCAACCATCGTGCTGCACTGGATCAAATCCACGTCAAACAAGTGGAAAATCTTCGTCTCCAACCGAGTGGCAGAGATCCAACGTTTGACGAAGGATCATGAGTGGCGACATGTTACAACAGAATCAAATCCTGCAGATCTAATCTCACGAGGAATCCTTGCAACTAAAATTATAAACGAACATTTTTGGTGGCACGGTCCAGGCTTCATCAGAACCGCGAAAGAGCTCTGGCCGCAGAATATAATCCCAGCATTGAGTACCCTGGATGTTGAGGAAGAAGCTCGTCTACTCGTTTCACTTCATGTCAATGAAGTAGATTCCTCGATTTTCGAAAGATTCTCCGAGTTGGGCAAGATAATTCGAACTGTCGCTTACTGCTACCGCTTCTATACCAACTGTATGCTTCCTAGTGATAAACGTCTCATAAGAGCTCTCTCTCCAAATGAATACAACATCGCTTTGAAATGTCTAGTTCGTTTGGCTCAGCGATCAGAATTCCCAGCAGAAATTCGCATCTACGGGAGGAAAAGCAACCTTTCGAAGAGTACAGCCAAATCTCCACTCAAAAATCTAAACCTATTCATGGATGATTTTGGTCTGCTCAGGCTCGATGGCCGCCTAAGAAACCTAAATGCACCTTTTGACACACGGTTTCCTATTCTACTCCCCGCCAAACATACTATCAGCTGGATGATAGCCCGATCGATACATTTACAAACGCTCCATGGTGGTCCGAAGCTCTTACTGGCCACGATACGTCAGCGATTCTGGCCACTACAGGGTCTTCAGTTAGCTCGCAGAGTTGTGCGCAAATGCATCACTTGTTTCCGATGCCAGCCTCGACTATCGCAACAGATCATGGCACCCTTACCGTCAGTGCGCATCACTCCAGCTCGAGTATTCTCACATTCGGGTATGGATTACTGTGGGCCGTTCCTCGTTCGTCCGTTAAGTGGAAGGGGAGCGTCGGTGAAAATCTACGTTGCTTTATTCGTATGCTTGGTGGTGAAGGCCGTGCACCTTGAAGTCGTCTCCGATTTGTCGTCCGCCGCGTGCATAAACGCCGTCAAACGCTTCGTCGCTCGTCGCGGTCGCGTTCTACAGTTGCACTGCGATAATGCAACTGCGTCGGCGCGGATCGCGAATTGA